The Tenebrio molitor chromosome 3, icTenMoli1.1, whole genome shotgun sequence genome contains a region encoding:
- the IP3K1 gene encoding inositol-trisphosphate 3-kinase homolog isoform X6, giving the protein MSVSAVDFCDFAGWKMDHVLSLLAFSGSLKNGDKDIEVTDIWKRHPKTVRGGSPHNAFKRWRKSAGLKLSESKSAISGSRLAVGDKGGDEDMSLLKFLAINALDLSAPASDVLLKSRSSNWFQLSGHPDSLAPAGPGTVWKKRSPGADDTERIVYEQLSQDPLLCDIIPKYYREVEYQGEKFIELQDLLHGFQDPYVIDIKMGTRTFLESEVKKTAARGDLYQKMIAIDPSAPTEEEHDRKAVTKLRYMQFRELQSSSCSHGFRIEAMKCRGSPPVTDLKKVKSSQEVFNTLDTFLGGREDVRQRLLKRLCEIRSRIEQSEYFKTREVVGSSLFIIYDDSKVGVWLIDFAKTNRLPHGTTVDHRRQWVQGNHEEGLLFGLDRLISVIEDLKMPSSEKQKGPFSKTLPAVSVKS; this is encoded by the exons AATGGCGATAAGGACATCGAGGTGACGGATATATGGAAAAGACACCCGAAAACGGTCAGGGGTGGATCGCCGCACAACGCCTTCAAGAGATGGCGCAAGTCCGCCGGGCTCAAGCTGTCAGAATCGAAGAGTGCCATAAGCGGATCGAGATTGGCCGTCGGCGACAAAGGGGGCGACGAGGACATGTCGCTGCTCAAGTTTCTGGCCATT AACGCTCTAGACCTCAGCGCGCCAGCCAGCGACGTGCTGCTGAAGAGCAGGAGCAGCAACTGGTTCCAGTTGAGCGGCCACCCGGACAGTCTGGCGCCCGCGGGACCGGGAACGGTGTGGAAGAAGCGGTCCCCGGGGGCGGACGACACGGAGAGGATCGTGTACGAGCAGCTGTCGCAGGACCCGCTCCTGTGCGACATCATCCCGAAGTACTACCGCGAGGTGGAGTACCAAGGGGAGAAGTTCATCGAGCTGCAGGACCTCCTGCACGGCTTCCAGGACCCGTACGTGATCGACATAAAGATGGGCACGCGCACGTTCCTGGAGTCGGAGGTGAAGAAGACGGCGGCGCGGGGGGATCTGTACCAGAAGATGATCGCGATCGACCCCAGCGCCCCCACCGAGGAGGAGCACGACCGCAAGGCGGTGACCAAGCTGCGGTACATGCAGTTCAGGGAGCTGCAGTCGTCGAGCTGCAGCCACGGCTTCAGGATAGAAGCGATGAAGTGCAGAGGCTCGCCGCCGGTCACGGACCTCAAGAAGGTCAAGTCGAGCCAAGAAGTGTTCAACACTCTGGACACGTTCCTCGGCGGGAGGGAGGACGTCAGACAAAGACTGCTGAAAAGACTGTGCGAAATTAGGAGTAGAATTGAACAATCCGAGTACTTCAAGACGAGGGAAGTGGTCGGGAGCAGCTTGTTCATCATCTACGACGACAGCAAGGTCGGCGTCTGGCTGATCGACTTCGCCAAGACGAACAGGCTGCCCCACGGGACCACCGTCGACCACCGGCGGCAGTGGGTGCAGGGCAACCACGAAGAAGGGCTCCTATTCGGCCTGGATAGACTGATTTCG GTGATTGAAGATCTGAAGATGCCCTCTTCGGAAAAGCAGAAAGGCCCGTTTTCCAAGACCCTCCCGGCCGTCAGCGTCAAGTCGTGA
- the IP3K1 gene encoding inositol-trisphosphate 3-kinase homolog isoform X4: MCVNQIAMVPAVVNFMASKGKDTYSGFISEFGCFKCGGFSNGDKDIEVTDIWKRHPKTVRGGSPHNAFKRWRKSAGLKLSESKSAISGSRLAVGDKGGDEDMSLLKFLAINALDLSAPASDVLLKSRSSNWFQLSGHPDSLAPAGPGTVWKKRSPGADDTERIVYEQLSQDPLLCDIIPKYYREVEYQGEKFIELQDLLHGFQDPYVIDIKMGTRTFLESEVKKTAARGDLYQKMIAIDPSAPTEEEHDRKAVTKLRYMQFRELQSSSCSHGFRIEAMKCRGSPPVTDLKKVKSSQEVFNTLDTFLGGREDVRQRLLKRLCEIRSRIEQSEYFKTREVVGSSLFIIYDDSKVGVWLIDFAKTNRLPHGTTVDHRRQWVQGNHEEGLLFGLDRLISVIEDLKMPSSEKQKGPFSKTLPAVSVKS; encoded by the exons ATGTGCGTTAACCAAATCGCGATGGTACCTGCCGTTGTCAACTTCATGGCGTCCAAAGGGAAGGACACCTATTCCGGATTCATCTCGGAGTTCGGCTGCTTCAAGTGCGGAGGATTTTCG AATGGCGATAAGGACATCGAGGTGACGGATATATGGAAAAGACACCCGAAAACGGTCAGGGGTGGATCGCCGCACAACGCCTTCAAGAGATGGCGCAAGTCCGCCGGGCTCAAGCTGTCAGAATCGAAGAGTGCCATAAGCGGATCGAGATTGGCCGTCGGCGACAAAGGGGGCGACGAGGACATGTCGCTGCTCAAGTTTCTGGCCATT AACGCTCTAGACCTCAGCGCGCCAGCCAGCGACGTGCTGCTGAAGAGCAGGAGCAGCAACTGGTTCCAGTTGAGCGGCCACCCGGACAGTCTGGCGCCCGCGGGACCGGGAACGGTGTGGAAGAAGCGGTCCCCGGGGGCGGACGACACGGAGAGGATCGTGTACGAGCAGCTGTCGCAGGACCCGCTCCTGTGCGACATCATCCCGAAGTACTACCGCGAGGTGGAGTACCAAGGGGAGAAGTTCATCGAGCTGCAGGACCTCCTGCACGGCTTCCAGGACCCGTACGTGATCGACATAAAGATGGGCACGCGCACGTTCCTGGAGTCGGAGGTGAAGAAGACGGCGGCGCGGGGGGATCTGTACCAGAAGATGATCGCGATCGACCCCAGCGCCCCCACCGAGGAGGAGCACGACCGCAAGGCGGTGACCAAGCTGCGGTACATGCAGTTCAGGGAGCTGCAGTCGTCGAGCTGCAGCCACGGCTTCAGGATAGAAGCGATGAAGTGCAGAGGCTCGCCGCCGGTCACGGACCTCAAGAAGGTCAAGTCGAGCCAAGAAGTGTTCAACACTCTGGACACGTTCCTCGGCGGGAGGGAGGACGTCAGACAAAGACTGCTGAAAAGACTGTGCGAAATTAGGAGTAGAATTGAACAATCCGAGTACTTCAAGACGAGGGAAGTGGTCGGGAGCAGCTTGTTCATCATCTACGACGACAGCAAGGTCGGCGTCTGGCTGATCGACTTCGCCAAGACGAACAGGCTGCCCCACGGGACCACCGTCGACCACCGGCGGCAGTGGGTGCAGGGCAACCACGAAGAAGGGCTCCTATTCGGCCTGGATAGACTGATTTCG GTGATTGAAGATCTGAAGATGCCCTCTTCGGAAAAGCAGAAAGGCCCGTTTTCCAAGACCCTCCCGGCCGTCAGCGTCAAGTCGTGA